Below is a window of Sulfitobacter sp. SK012 DNA.
GGTGATTGCAAAAAATAGTCAAAACCCATTGGCAGGCCCCCAAACTGATGCGTTTTGCTCGCTTAGCGCTCCAGGTCAGAAAGGATGGATTTCAGCGAGTGCGCGACGCGCGCCATCTGATCCGAATTCATACGATCACGGTCTATAGTCAGTGTGCAGAATTCATCCTCGTAGTGGATAAAATCGCCGTGCCCCGCCACTTCTTCGTAGATTCCGGTCACCGCATAAGTTCGTATCGGTTTTGGGAACCCTTTGACCGTGACTGCATCCCGCTCCTCCACCCTCAGCCAATCCTTGACCATCGCATATGTTTCGGCTGCGAGCAGAATGCCGCCCGGTTCAGCTTCGGCTTCCAGCCGGGCCGTCAGGTTAACCTCTCTGCCGATGATCGTATAGTCCATCCGATTGTCCGAACCGAAATTGCCGACGGTGCAAAAGCCGGTGTTGATACCGATACGTGCCCGGAACGGACGGTCGATAAAGCCCTGCGCCCGCCATCCGGCCTGAAGGTCCGCGAGTCTACGCTGCATGGCGATAGCCATTCGGACGCAGGCTGAAGCATCTTCCCTGATACCACGGCTGTCCGTGTCACCAAAATAAAACATCATTGCGTCGCCTATGAACTTGTCAAAATATGCGCCGTGCTCCTGTGCAATCTTTGACATTTCCGAAAGGTATTCATTGAGAAGCGATGTAAGCTCCTCAGCTTCAAGCTGATCGGTTATCTCTGCGAAATCGACGATGTCGGAAAAGAAGATCGTCAGTTTTTTGCGGTGAGATTCGATTGCGGCCTGTTGATCCCCTGCAATGATCGACCGATACAGTTGCGGTGGCATGTATTTAGCCAGTTGCTCCGAGACATTTTCGAGTGTCTCGTTCGCGGCGCGCATGTCATTCAGCAATCGTGTATTTGCGATTGCGATATCGGCCTGAGCCGCAAAGGTTTGCAGCACCTCGAATTGATCCGTGCTGAGTTCGCCCGTGTCACTGCGTAGAACGGCCAAGCCGCCCACGGTGGTGTCGCCGTCGGAAATTGGTAACATCGTCACTGCGCGGTAGCCTGATGCCAGGAAATTGCCTGCACCCACCATGAAACGATCCTGCACCGCAGCGACATCGGCGATATCGATGCCTGTGCCGTTTAGGATGACGTGGCCATGTATGGTTTCGGGATGCAGCGGCGAAGGGAAACGATGGCGCCATGCCTCGACTCCGTCCGGGTCTGGTCCGGCGATTGCGACCACTACTACATGATCAGCTTCTCGCAATGCGATGCTGATTGTCGCTTCGGGGAACAGACGCAATCCAGCCTGCACTATCGAATCGAAGACTGGTTGTGCCTGTCTGGGGGAATTGCTGATGACCTTGAGGATTTCGGCGGTGGCGGCCTGACGGTTGAGAGCCTCTTCCAAAGCATGTTCCAGATCGGCTGATCGCCGCCCGGTTGCCTTAGAGATCTTCGCCGACACACCAGAATTTACAGGCTTCTTTCGATGCGACAAATCACAACCCTCGCTGGCTTTTGTGAAATCTAATGCCAACAGTATACCTGATGCAGTGAAATCTTACACCGTGAAGACGAGGTCCGCTCTGGGTTCGCCGCAGTCATCTGATGGTTTTTGTCGAGAAAACCTGTGCCCGGCAGCCTCGGATGATGGCTGAGCGGGACAAGCATATACAGCGTTTCAGGTGTTCTTGGGCGGGCCAATGGCGCGGTTCGCCTTCCCGCTACGCCTCCACGAGGTCGTGATGTTTGATTGATCTGGCTTCGACGAGTTCCGTCTCAGCAGGATCGATATGCGGGCTTGCATAGTCCTCGCCGACAAACGCTTTCAACGCTTCAAGGTTTTCCCAGACCATTACGAAACTGAATTCTCGCGGACTTTCCGGCTGAGGGGCACCGGGCAGGACCTGAACAATCCCTGCCGTTCGCTTCATCAACGGGATCGCGGTTTCATGAAAGAACTCACTGAATTCCTTCTCCTTACCTGCCTTCGCCGTTACTTGGAATATTCGCATGATCACACAAACACCCTCCCTTTATTGGGTTCTTATCTGCATGACCGCCTCAGCTAAGTCGTATAGCATAATTCGAA
It encodes the following:
- a CDS encoding adenylate/guanylate cyclase domain-containing protein, producing the protein MSHRKKPVNSGVSAKISKATGRRSADLEHALEEALNRQAATAEILKVISNSPRQAQPVFDSIVQAGLRLFPEATISIALREADHVVVVAIAGPDPDGVEAWRHRFPSPLHPETIHGHVILNGTGIDIADVAAVQDRFMVGAGNFLASGYRAVTMLPISDGDTTVGGLAVLRSDTGELSTDQFEVLQTFAAQADIAIANTRLLNDMRAANETLENVSEQLAKYMPPQLYRSIIAGDQQAAIESHRKKLTIFFSDIVDFAEITDQLEAEELTSLLNEYLSEMSKIAQEHGAYFDKFIGDAMMFYFGDTDSRGIREDASACVRMAIAMQRRLADLQAGWRAQGFIDRPFRARIGINTGFCTVGNFGSDNRMDYTIIGREVNLTARLEAEAEPGGILLAAETYAMVKDWLRVEERDAVTVKGFPKPIRTYAVTGIYEEVAGHGDFIHYEDEFCTLTIDRDRMNSDQMARVAHSLKSILSDLER
- a CDS encoding putative quinol monooxygenase codes for the protein MIMRIFQVTAKAGKEKEFSEFFHETAIPLMKRTAGIVQVLPGAPQPESPREFSFVMVWENLEALKAFVGEDYASPHIDPAETELVEARSIKHHDLVEA